The genomic DNA CTCGGCCGAGCGGGGGAACAGGTCACACTCTCCGAGCTCGCCGAGCAGGTGGTGGCCTACACCGGGCAGATCGACGGGCTGGAACTGTCCCCCGACCGCGCCGCGGACCGGGATGCCTTCGTGGACGCGGTCGGCTGGCTCGCCGCGCGCGGGGCGCTCACCCTGGCCGACGGTGACGCCGGTGGCTGGGCCGCCGACCCGGAGGCGGGCGAGGCGCTCTACGACATCGACCGCGCGGTGGTCTTCGCGCTCTTCCGCCCGTCGCGCGCGCTGCAACATCTGGACAGCGTGGCGGGGCTCCTCGGCGAGGACACGGTACCCGCAGGCGAGGACCGGGTGGTGGATCCGGCTGCGACAGCGCGCGAGATCCGGCGGGCGGTGGTCGAACGGCCGGTCGTCTACACCGCCGATCTCACCAGCCCGCAACGGGCGGTGCTCGCGCGGGACTCGGTGACCGCCGAGGTGACCGCGTTCACCGGGCTGCGAGTGGAGCGACGGGCCGAGGGCGTCGCGTTGATCGACACCTCCGGACGGCTCTCGGATGTGCGGTTCCCCGGCGCGGGCACCCTCGCGCAGGTGGCGCTGCTGCTGATCACCGAGATCGCCGATCTGGTCCTCGATATCGACGATCCGCTGCCCCGCAGGCCACTGGGACCGGATCCGGCACGGGATCTGCTCGCCGGGTTGGACAGCGCGATTCCCGAAGCCACCGTCTTCGCGCCGATGATCGACGGCACCGTGCCGGCGGATCCCTTCGACGGCTCGGGGCGGGCGGACCGGATTCCCGACGAGGACGGCGACCGCGGTGCCGGGCCGGAACCCGGCACCTATCCGTTCGTCGGCATGGAACGACTGCGGGCGATCGTCGGCGTGCTCACCGAGCGCTACGGCTCCACCTTCGCCGCTCACTGGCTCACCGATGTGCCCGGCCTGACCGCCGAGGCGCTCGACCTGCTGCGGCGTCTGCGCCTGGTGCACCCGGTAGCCGACGGTGTGTTGGTGCTGCCCGCACTGGCGCGTTATCGGGGCGCGGTGGTGTCGGTGCGCGCCCGGCGCGCCGAGGAATTGTTCGTCAGCGCCGCCGATGTCGGCGCGAGCGGTCCGGAAGGGATCTGACATGTCGGTCATCCACGGCGGTGTGCGTTTCGTCCCGACCAGGGCCGGAATCATCAATCTGTGGGACTACCGCGACCAGGAGTTCTGCTTCGCCGACGGCAGGCTGGTGTTGCGCGGCCCGAACGGTTCGGGCAAGACCAAGGCGCTCGAGGTGCTGTTCCCGTTCGTCCTCGACGGGCGCATCGAGCCGCGACGGTTGAATCCGTTCGCGGGCGAGGAACGCACCATGAAATCGAATCTGCTGTATCGCAAACAGGATTCGGCCTACTCGTATGTGTGGATGGAGTTCGCGCGCGGGCACCGGGACGATCCGGAGGTCGTCACCGTCGGCATCGGCATGCGCGCGACCCGTTCCTCGGACAAGGTGACCCGCTGGTACTTCGTGGCCGACGGCCGGGTGGGCGTCGATTTCTCCCTGCTGGGCCCCGAGGACCGTCCGCTGACCCGCAAGCAGCTGGCCGAAGAGATCGGCGCCGACAGCATCGTGGATCGTCCGGTGGAATACCGGGCCGCCATCGATGCCCGCATGTTCGGTCTGGGCGTCCAACGCTACGACCAGTTGATCAACCTGATCCTCACCCTGCGCCGCCCGCAGCTGGCCAAGAACCTCGACCCGCGCGGCCTGTCGCAGGCGCTGACCGGCGGCCTGCGTCCGCTCGACGACCAGCTGATCCTCGACGCGGCCCGCTCCTTCAGCGATATGGAGGAGGTCGGGCGCACCTTGACCGGACTCGTTCACGCCGACACCGCCACCCGCGCCTTCGTCGACGTCTATCGCAGGTATCTGGCGGTGCAGGCCAGGACCGAGGTCGAGCAGGTCGGCGCGCGGCTGGACGCGGTGACCCACGCGAGCACCGCCCTGTTCGCGGCGACCGAGCTGCGCCGCCGCCGCGAAGCCGAACGCGCCGCCGCCGAGATCCGCGCCGAGGACGCCGACCGCGAATACGAGCAGGCCCGCACCGATCGCGAAGCGCTGCAACGTTCCGGCGCCTACGAAGGCAAACAGCAACTCGACGACCTCGCCGACGCGGTCCGCCGACTGGAGAGTTCGGCGGCGGTGCACCGCGACAAAGCGGTGGCCGCGCAGAAGACGGTCGACCAGCGCGCCCAGGAAGCCGAACGGACCCGCGCCGCCGTCCGCGAATCGGTCGAAGCCCGCGTCCTCGCCGAGGACCGCACCCGCGCCGCCGCCGAGGAAGCCGGCATCGTCTGGATCGCCCCCGAACAGGCCCGCGGCGAGGCGCTCACCGCCGCGGTCCGCGCCCGTTCCGAGGAACGCGACGCCGACCTGCGGGCCGCCCGGGCCGCCCGCACCCGGCTCGAAGCCGCCCGCGCCGAACGCGATCGTGCCGAACGCCTCACCCACCGCACCACCACCGCCCGCGACAGCGCCGCCGCCGATCTCGCCCGCGCCGAAGCCGAGGTCGAACTCGCCCGCACCCGTCACGCCGCCGCGGTGCGCGACTGGCAGGCCGAGCACCGCGAGCTCTACGCACCCCTGGGCCCCGGCCTGGTCGATGCCCTGATCTCTTCCTCGACCGGTTCCGACGACGCACCCTCGCCCGCCGAACTCCTGGCCGAGCGAACCGCCCCGCTGTCGGAGGAGCTGCGGGAGCGCCGCCTCGCCGCCCGCGCCCGCGCGGCGGCCGCCGATTCCGGGCTCGCCGCCCTCATCGGCGAATCCGACCGTCTGCGCGCCGAACTCGACTCCTCCCCCACACCCGCCGCCCCGATGACCGGCGTACCCGGCCGCACCGGCGCACCCCTGTGGCGGCTGATCCGGTTCGGCGACAACGTCACCGAAGAAGCCGCGGCCGGTATCGAAGCCGCCCTCGAAGCGGTCGGCATCCTCCACGCGCGGGTCGGCGGCGCGGGTGCCGCACCGGCTCGGTCCGGCTCCGCGGCGGCCGCCATCGCACATATCGACACGGACATCCGCCCGCCACACCACTGCGCACCAACCATCGGCAACCAGGGCGCTCCCGCGACCGTGGGCAAGACCGGAAACCGGCTTCCCGGCGAAGGTTTCGCACCTGCGGCCGACGTCGGGCCGGCGGGCTCGCCGCACGGCGACAGTGACCGGTCCGGCCGCGGCGCGCACGAGGCGGTCACTGCCGGAGCGCACGTCGTTCTCCCGCTTCCACCGGAACGCCGCCCGGCTACACCGACACTCGCCGACGCGCTCCGGGTCGAACAGGATTGTGCGGATCTGGGCGTCGATCGAGAGGTCGTCGCCGATCTGCTCGCCTCCATCGCGCTGCTCGAGAACACCGAGACGTCCGGACAGATCGCGCCCACCGAGCCGGATCCGCGGGCGACCGTCGACCAGGACCACACAGCTCTGACGGTCGACACGAACGGCGGCTACCGGCACGGTGTCCGGCTGGGCAGGGCGAGCAAGGCACGGGCCGAGTTCATCGGTGCGGCGGCGCGCGCCCGGCGCAGGCAGGAACGGCTGGACGCGCTCGACGCCGAGTGCGCGACGGTGCGTCAGCAGGCGCAGCAGGCGCGAGCGGAGATGGAGCGAGCCGAGGCCGGGCTGGCGGAACTGACCGCGGCGGCCAAGGCGTTGCCCCGGCCGACGGCGGTGACCACGGCTTTGCGGGCGGTCGCGGAGGCGGCGGGCGGATTGCGGTCGGGCACCGAGGCCGCGGCCCAGGCCGAGCGCGAACTCGACCAGGCTGTCGCCGAGGTGACGGCGCAGGAGAAGAAGCTGCGGGCGATCGCCGCCGAGCACGCCACGCCGCACGAGGCCGCCGAGCTGGACGCGCTCGCCGCCGCCATCCGGCATTTCGAGAACACCGGTGCGGGGCTGGCCCGGTTGCGGCTCGAGCACGAGCGAGCGCTGGAGCGCGAGCGGGAAGGTGTCGATCGGTACGACGAGGCGGTGGCGCTGGCCGAGGCGTTCGCCGAGGAAGCCGAGGCGGCGCGGGCCGGGCTGGAGGAACAGCAGCGCAAGCTGGCCACGCTGCGCGACGCGCTGGGTGCGGGCGCGGCCGAGATCGACGCGGAACTCGAGCGCGCCGCGCGGCGCATCGATGCCTGCCGGGCCGCGCAGAAGTCCGCGCGCACGGCCGCCAACGCCGCCATCGCGGCGGTCGGCGACGCCGAGGCCGCCTACCGCACCGCGCACGAAGCACTGGGTACCGCGCTGACCGAAGTCATGGCCCAGGTCCGGGCCCTCGCGCCCTACGCACAGCCGGATCTGCTCGCCCTGCTCGGTGCGGATCCGGGCTTGCGCTGGCCGAGCAGCGCGGCCGCCTGGTCGACCCCGGACCAGGTGCTCTATCGCATCGCCCAGGCGGGACCGGATGCAAACGCGCAGATCCTGCCTGTCGAGGTCGCCGAACTGTTCGAGGCGCTGTCGGCGGCGACCGACCGCGTGCGGGCCGGGGAGGCCGCCCGCAAATCCACGCGCAGCGCGGTCACCGCGGCGTTGCAGGAGTTCGATGCCGCGCTCGCCGCGTCCGGGCGCGACTACCGATTGCGCTGGGACGCCGCCGACGGGCTGACCATCGTGCAGGTGCAGGACGAGCACGGGCTGTGTCCGCTGGCGGATTTCGCCGCGCGCGTCGCGAGCGCGCGCAGCGATCAGGAGCTGCTGCTCACCGACTCCGAGCGCCGTATCCTGGAGGACGCCCTGCTGACCGGGTTGGCCCAGCAGATCCACGAACGCACCCGCGATGCCCGCGAACTCATCGCGAAGATGGGTGCGGAGATGAAGAAGCGCCGGATGTCCTCGGGCAACACCATCGGGGTGCATTGGCTGCTGGCCGACGACCTGTCCGACAGCGCGCGGACGATGTGCAAGCTGCTCGATCGCGAGACCGCCGCGCTCGAACCGGCGGATCTGGCCGCGATCCGGGCACATTTCGCCGCCGAGATCCGCGCCGCGCGCGCCGCCCACCCGGAGCGGTCCTACCCGGAGATCCTCGCCACCACCCTGGACTACCGGCGTTGGCGGGTCTTCTCGTTCAGTTTGATCGGTGCCGACGGCAGCGAGGACAAGCTGACCGTCGCCCGGCACAGCGCACTCTCCGGCGGTGAGCAGTCGGTCTCACTGCACCTGCCGTTGTTCGCCGCCGCGCACGTGATGCTGGACTCGGCCGATCCGCAGGCGCCGCGCCTGCTGGCGCTCGACGAGGCCTTCGCCGGCGTGGACGACAACGGGCGCAGCGAATTGCTCGGCCTGAGCGTGCAATTCGACCTCGATCTGTTCATGACCGGCTACGACCTGTGGATCACCTACCCACACGTTCCCGGCTGCGCACACTACGACCTGGCCCATTCCGCCGCCGAGCACACCGTCAGCGCCACCTTGCTGGTGTGGGACAGCGGGGATCTGCTCGCCGAACACGACGGGACCGATCTCACCTCGGCGCTCGGTTCCCCCGACCGCCGTAGGGTTCCGGCGGGCATCGACGGAGGGCTGCCGCTCGACGACATGCCCGGCGCCGCTGTGCCGGTTCCCTGATCGGCCGGGCCGCTGGTCATCGCCTCGGCGCCACTCGTCGGTCCGGCGGGAACGCCTGCCGACCGTGTACGCCGGGCACGGCGCCTGCGCGTGTCGTCCGAATGCGGTGGCGCCTACCCGCGCCGGGGCGGCAGGGGCGCCCTCAACGCGCGCTCGCGTCGGGCAGCATGGCCGGGCACGGCGCGCCGGGCAGGGTGGCCAGCTCGAAATGCCACCATTCGTTGAGGAACGTGCGACACAGCCCCCAGCGGTTGCCGTTGGCCTCGAGCCACTGCGCGCCGGCCTGCGGGCCGACATCGATCGCCCGGCCGGCGACATGGGTGGATTCCTCCGGTGGGAGAACCCAGCGCCTGGCCTCGTCGGGGCTGCCGTAGGTAGCCACCCCGTCCTCCCACATCGCCTGTTGTTCGGCGGGCGTGCGGTAGCCGGAGGTGATCGACAGCGGCACGCCCTCGGCACCGGCGGCATCGGCGGCCATGGTGTAGGCCAGCGCCAGCAGCGGGTCGAGGCCCTCGGTGCCCGCCGCCGAACCGAGTCCTTCCGCGATGTCGCCGGGTGTCGCCGTCGCGGTGGCTGTACCGAGGGCGCCGCCGAGGACGACGACCGGGGCGGCCACCGCCGCCAGAACGACTCTCCTACCGAGCGAACGAGTCCGAAGCATGACGACGATGGTAACGGCGAGCCACCGCCTGACCCCGACGCGTGATCAGGGCAACACGCGAGATGCGAAGCATCCCGTGAGTGGCGTGTCGGCTGTCACGAACAGCCAGGTGGGTCATGGGCATCCGCCCCGCGTGGTGGAAATCGCGCTGTCCACAAAGTTATCCAGTGCTGTGGATCACAACTCGCACCTTCGGCTACCGATCACCGGCGCTCGATCCGCTCGGCCTATCCGGTGGAACCGGCACGAATCACCGCAGGGCAGCGCGCTGTTCGGTCGCGCGTGGGCGACACTGTTCGACATGGCCGACGACCAGATCGTAGACGTGACCATCACCGCCGACGACGCCGAATGGCTGGCCGCGTTCGCCCGCGGCCTCGTGACGGATCGACTCGCCGCCTGCGGCAACATCATCCCCGGCGTCCGGTCGATCTTCCGATGGAAGGGCGAGATCGACGACGAGGCGGAGAACCTGCTCGTCCTGCACACCCGGGCGTCGCTGGTGCCGAAGATCATCGAACGCGCCGACGCCGAGCACCCCTATGACACACCCCAGGTGCTCGCGCTCCCGGTGTCCGCCGCGCACCCGGGCTACCTGCGCTGGGTCCTCGACGAGACCGCCCACTGAGCCGGGTCCGCTACCCGCCTCCCCGTAAATACGTCGAGCCCGACGGCCGGAGGGAGTCTCCCCGGCCATCGGGGCTCAGCGACGAGCGCCGGTCGATGCCCGGCCACGGGACCATCATCCCCGGATGCTCCCACCGGCCGAACCCGTCCGGATAGAACGGATCGAACCTGTCGTCGATCACCTTCCCGCGGAACCGGTTCCGCGGGACCCACCGACTCCTCGAACCGGAATGCCCGGCGCCGGTACACCTGACATCCCGACCTACAGAGTGCCTTGCCGAACCCGCTTGCCGCTGCGGCGAATCGAGGGACATCCCGATGTCCGCACGGCGCCGGAGGTGTCGGTCAGACCCGCTCCGCCGACCGGGTGCGCACCCGCAGCGCGATCGGCTTCTGGGTTTCGGCGAAGAAGTCGTTGCCCTTGTCGTCGACGACGATGAACGCGGGGAAATCCTCGACCTCGATCTTCCAGACCGCTTCCATGCCGAGTTCGGGGTACTCGAGCACCTCCACGTTCTTGATGCAGTCCAGCGCCAGGCGCGCGGCCGGGCCGCCGATGGAACCGAGGTAGAAGCCGCCGTGTTCCTTGCACGCCTTGGTCACCTGCGCCGAGCGGTTGCCCTTGGCCAGCATGACAAACGAGCCGCCCGCTGCCTGGAACTGGTCGACATAGGAGTCCATACGACCGGCGGTGGTCGGGCCGAACGAACCGGAGGCGTACCCCTCGGGCGTCTTGGCCGGACCGGCGTAGTAGACGGCCATCTCGCGCAGGTACTCCGGCATCGGCTCACCGGCGTCCAGCCGTTCCTTGATCTTGGCGTGCGCGATGTCGCGGGCCACCACGAGCGGGCCGGTCAGCGAGAGACGGGTCTTCACCGGGTATTTCGACAACTCGGCGCGGATCTCCGACATCGGCCGGTTCAGGTCGATCTTCACCACGTCGCCGCCGAGGATCTCCTCGGTGTGCTCGGGCAGGTACTGCGCGGGGTCGCGCTCGAGCTGCTCGAGGAACACGCCTTCGGGAGTGATCTTGGCCAGCGCCTGGCGGTCTGCCGAGCAGGACACCGCGATCGCGACCGGGCAGCTGGCGCCGTGCCGGGGCAGGCGGACCACGCGCACGTCGTGGCAGAAGTACTTGCCGCCGAACTGCGCGCCGATGCCGAAGGACTGGGTCAGCTTGAAGACCTCTTCCTCCAGCTCGAGATCACGGAAGCCGTGCGCGGCCATGGAACCCTCGGTGGGCAGGTGGTCCAGGTAGTGCGCCGAGGCGTACTTGGCCGTCTTGAGCGCGAATTCGGCGCTGGTGCCGCCGATCACGACGGCCAGGTGGTACGGCGGGCAGGCGGCGGTGCCCAGCGAGCGGATCTTCTCGTCCAGGAACTGCAGCATCCGCTCGGGATTCAGGATCGCCTTGGTCTCCTGGTACAGGAAGGACTTGTTCGCCGAACCGCCGCCCTTGGCCATGTACAGGAACTTGTAGGACGGCTGCGCGGCGTCGCCGGAGGTGGAGTACAGCTCGATCTGCGCGGGCAGGTTGGTGCCGGTGTTCTTCTCGTCCCACATATTGATCGGGGCGAGCTGGGAGTAGCGCAGGTTCAGCTTGGTGTAGGCGTCGTACACGCCGCGGCTGATCCACTCGGCATCATCGGCTCCGGTGAGCACGCCCTCGGACTTCTTGCCCATGACGATGGCGGTGCCGGTGTCCTGGCACATGGGCAGGATGCCGCCCGCGGAGATGTTGACGTTCTTGAGCAGGTCGAGCGCGACGAAGCGGTCGTTGCCCGAGGACTCCGGATCGTCGATGATCCGGCGCAGCTGGGCCAGGTGAGCCGGGCGCAGGTAGTGGCTGATGTCGTGCATCGCCTCGGCGGTCAGCATCCGCAGCACTTCGGGCTCCACCTGCAGGAAGGTGCGGCCGTTGTGTTCGAACGTGCTCACGCCCTCGGTGGTCAGCAGCCGATACGGCGTGTCGTCGGCGCCGATCGGCAACAGATCTGAATAGCGGAATTCCGGGGCGGTCACGGATCGCACTCCTTCGAGGTGGGACGGCGGCTCGCGCACAGGCGTCCGGCTCGGCTCGAGGTACGCCGGACCCGAGCCGGGCTGGTCTCGAGCGCTCACGAGCGTATCCGCGACCGGGAACCACCCTCTGGTTAGGCAAGCCTTTGTAGACTGCACGCGGTTGCACGGGTAACCGCAGAGTGCTAACTCTCGTCTGAGGCGCGCGCCACCCGTGACGGTTTGTACCCGACGACGCGTCGAAGTGTGGAGGCAGTGCCGTGAGCGAACCCCCGTGGCTCGACGAACTGGAGATGCGCGCGTGGCTGGGCTTCGTCCGGACCCGCGACACCATCGCCGCGGCCGTCGGCCGCGACTCGGTGCGCGACTCCGATCTCACCTTCGTGGAGTACTCGGTGCTGGCCTATCTCGCCCAGTCCGAGGACAACCGTCTGACCTTCGCCGATCTGGCCGCCAAGCTGGAGTGGTCGCAGAGCAGGCTCTCGCATCAGATCACCCGGATGAGCAAGCGCGGCCTGGTCGAGCGGGAGTCGATCCCCACCGACGCCAGGCGCACGGCGGCGCGCCTCACCGGCTTCGGCGAGCGGGTGCTCGCGGCCGCCGCGCCCGCGCACGTCCGCAGCGTGCGCAGGCACATCATCGATGTCCTCGACCAGGAGCAGCTCGCGGCACTGGCCGACATCTACGACACACTGCTCGCCCACCACCGCAAGCCGCCCATGCCCGACCAAGCCCCCGCATCCGGGCACACCACGCGAGATACGCCTACGACCTGACGCCGTCTGCTCCGGGGCGCCGCGGTGCCTCGGCAACCGTCTGGAACCAGGCGTTCATCGACGGGCTCTTTCCTGGTTCTCCGGCCACCAGCACCGAACCATGTGCGCCAAGTCGTCGGTCAGCGTGTCGAGCAGGCGTCGCCCCTCGTCGGCATCGGCACCGTCCGGGTCGCCGAGCACACCGTTCTCGCTCACCGCGCGCACGCCGCCCGCGCGCAGCAGCGGCAGGATCTCGCGCAACGGCCGGGTGTCACCGCGTTCGGCGCGGTCGAGGCGTACCCGCCCCGGATCCAGCGCCAGCTGCAGCGCGGTCTCGGCCCGCCCGGCGTGCGGGTCGCCCGCCCACACAGGCAGATGCACCCGCACGTCACGTGACTCCGAGCGCAGCAGCGTCTCGGCGCGACGCAGCGATTCGAGATTGCCGCCGTGGCCGCTGACGATCAGCAGCCGGTCGAAGGTGTCGGTGGCCGACCGGCACAGCTCGACGATCACCAGCTCGAGCGCGCGCTGCCCGATCGACAGGGTGCCGGGGAAGCCGGCGTGCTCGCCGCTCGAGCCGTAGGGCAGCGCGGGGGCGATCAGGACGTCCGGCCGCCGCTTCGCCAGCTCCGCGCACAGCGCCACGGCGATATCGGTGTCGGTCGACAACGGCAGATGCGGCCCGTGCTGCTCGGTCGCCCCGACAGGTATGGCGAGGATCACTCCGGCGGCGGAGTATGAGCCCGCCTCCGGAGACGTGAGATCAGCCATCATGCGCCAGACATTAACGTCACTCACTGACATAATCAATGTTTCAGCCGCTGACATAATCGAGGGGTGACGACCACCCGTCCGGGCCGCCCGCGCGGTACCTCCAAGCGTGATCTCGAGCTCATCGCGATGCGCCTGTTCAGTGAGCAAGGCTTCGACCACACCACCGTCGAGCACATCGCCGCGGCCGCAGGCATCAGCGGCCGAACCTTCTTCCGCTACTTCCCCAGCAAAGCCGAAGTCCTCTGGCACCAGTTCGACGCCGAAGTCGACGCCCTGCGCGCGGCTTTCGCGACCGTACCCGCGGATGTGCCCCTGATGACGGCGGTGCGCGAGGTGGTGGTGCAGGCCAACACCTATCGCGCCGAGGACGTCGAGGAGCTGCGCACCCGCATGCATCTGATCGCCTCGGTGCCCGCCTTGTCGGCCACCGCGGGTCCGCATTACGACGCCTGGGAACGCGCGGTCGGCGATTTCGCCGCGCGCAGGCTCGGCGAACCGGCGGACGCGCTGTTGCCGATGGCGGTCGGCCGGACCACTCTGGCCGCGGCCCGCGCGGCCTTCGACGCCTGGCTGCGTCAGGCCGATGCCGACCTGACCGTGTATCTGGATCGGGCCCTGTCGGCACTGGAGCGCGGTTTCGCTGTCGGCGGACGAGATCCACACGAGCAAACCCCAGGTTTGGGCGCCGATCGCGGTGGGGTATGACTAGGCTCGTGCTCGGCTACG from Nocardia higoensis includes the following:
- a CDS encoding M15 family metallopeptidase yields the protein MLRTRSLGRRVVLAAVAAPVVVLGGALGTATATATPGDIAEGLGSAAGTEGLDPLLALAYTMAADAAGAEGVPLSITSGYRTPAEQQAMWEDGVATYGSPDEARRWVLPPEESTHVAGRAIDVGPQAGAQWLEANGNRWGLCRTFLNEWWHFELATLPGAPCPAMLPDASAR
- the cutA gene encoding divalent-cation tolerance protein CutA, whose protein sequence is MADDQIVDVTITADDAEWLAAFARGLVTDRLAACGNIIPGVRSIFRWKGEIDDEAENLLVLHTRASLVPKIIERADAEHPYDTPQVLALPVSAAHPGYLRWVLDETAH
- the mftR gene encoding mycofactocin system transcriptional regulator (MftR, the mycofactocin system transcriptional regulator, is an uncharacterized TetR family DNA-binding transcription factor. Its role is inferred by context. It occurs as part of the biosynthesis locus for mycofactocin, a partially characterized electron carrier derived from the terminal Val-Tyr dipeptide of the precursor peptide MftA, through a radical SAM enzyme-mediated process.) — its product is MTTTRPGRPRGTSKRDLELIAMRLFSEQGFDHTTVEHIAAAAGISGRTFFRYFPSKAEVLWHQFDAEVDALRAAFATVPADVPLMTAVREVVVQANTYRAEDVEELRTRMHLIASVPALSATAGPHYDAWERAVGDFAARRLGEPADALLPMAVGRTTLAAARAAFDAWLRQADADLTVYLDRALSALERGFAVGGRDPHEQTPGLGADRGGV
- a CDS encoding fumarate hydratase; its protein translation is MTAPEFRYSDLLPIGADDTPYRLLTTEGVSTFEHNGRTFLQVEPEVLRMLTAEAMHDISHYLRPAHLAQLRRIIDDPESSGNDRFVALDLLKNVNISAGGILPMCQDTGTAIVMGKKSEGVLTGADDAEWISRGVYDAYTKLNLRYSQLAPINMWDEKNTGTNLPAQIELYSTSGDAAQPSYKFLYMAKGGGSANKSFLYQETKAILNPERMLQFLDEKIRSLGTAACPPYHLAVVIGGTSAEFALKTAKYASAHYLDHLPTEGSMAAHGFRDLELEEEVFKLTQSFGIGAQFGGKYFCHDVRVVRLPRHGASCPVAIAVSCSADRQALAKITPEGVFLEQLERDPAQYLPEHTEEILGGDVVKIDLNRPMSEIRAELSKYPVKTRLSLTGPLVVARDIAHAKIKERLDAGEPMPEYLREMAVYYAGPAKTPEGYASGSFGPTTAGRMDSYVDQFQAAGGSFVMLAKGNRSAQVTKACKEHGGFYLGSIGGPAARLALDCIKNVEVLEYPELGMEAVWKIEVEDFPAFIVVDDKGNDFFAETQKPIALRVRTRSAERV
- a CDS encoding MarR family winged helix-turn-helix transcriptional regulator, with amino-acid sequence MSEPPWLDELEMRAWLGFVRTRDTIAAAVGRDSVRDSDLTFVEYSVLAYLAQSEDNRLTFADLAAKLEWSQSRLSHQITRMSKRGLVERESIPTDARRTAARLTGFGERVLAAAAPAHVRSVRRHIIDVLDQEQLAALADIYDTLLAHHRKPPMPDQAPASGHTTRDTPTT
- the mftE gene encoding mycofactocin biosynthesis peptidyl-dipeptidase MftE, which encodes MMADLTSPEAGSYSAAGVILAIPVGATEQHGPHLPLSTDTDIAVALCAELAKRRPDVLIAPALPYGSSGEHAGFPGTLSIGQRALELVIVELCRSATDTFDRLLIVSGHGGNLESLRRAETLLRSESRDVRVHLPVWAGDPHAGRAETALQLALDPGRVRLDRAERGDTRPLREILPLLRAGGVRAVSENGVLGDPDGADADEGRRLLDTLTDDLAHMVRCWWPENQERARR
- a CDS encoding DUF2398 family protein, with the translated sequence MHAQRIDPLELDSYQRAARLVLAHHLVTRDYPDRAALSQIRRWATELREDLAALFGYRLEVTETTARLFPVVDALDPGRPARTVNDRVFDRRRYTYLALALAALGRAGEQVTLSELAEQVVAYTGQIDGLELSPDRAADRDAFVDAVGWLAARGALTLADGDAGGWAADPEAGEALYDIDRAVVFALFRPSRALQHLDSVAGLLGEDTVPAGEDRVVDPAATAREIRRAVVERPVVYTADLTSPQRAVLARDSVTAEVTAFTGLRVERRAEGVALIDTSGRLSDVRFPGAGTLAQVALLLITEIADLVLDIDDPLPRRPLGPDPARDLLAGLDSAIPEATVFAPMIDGTVPADPFDGSGRADRIPDEDGDRGAGPEPGTYPFVGMERLRAIVGVLTERYGSTFAAHWLTDVPGLTAEALDLLRRLRLVHPVADGVLVLPALARYRGAVVSVRARRAEELFVSAADVGASGPEGI
- a CDS encoding SbcC/MukB-like Walker B domain-containing protein is translated as MSVIHGGVRFVPTRAGIINLWDYRDQEFCFADGRLVLRGPNGSGKTKALEVLFPFVLDGRIEPRRLNPFAGEERTMKSNLLYRKQDSAYSYVWMEFARGHRDDPEVVTVGIGMRATRSSDKVTRWYFVADGRVGVDFSLLGPEDRPLTRKQLAEEIGADSIVDRPVEYRAAIDARMFGLGVQRYDQLINLILTLRRPQLAKNLDPRGLSQALTGGLRPLDDQLILDAARSFSDMEEVGRTLTGLVHADTATRAFVDVYRRYLAVQARTEVEQVGARLDAVTHASTALFAATELRRRREAERAAAEIRAEDADREYEQARTDREALQRSGAYEGKQQLDDLADAVRRLESSAAVHRDKAVAAQKTVDQRAQEAERTRAAVRESVEARVLAEDRTRAAAEEAGIVWIAPEQARGEALTAAVRARSEERDADLRAARAARTRLEAARAERDRAERLTHRTTTARDSAAADLARAEAEVELARTRHAAAVRDWQAEHRELYAPLGPGLVDALISSSTGSDDAPSPAELLAERTAPLSEELRERRLAARARAAAADSGLAALIGESDRLRAELDSSPTPAAPMTGVPGRTGAPLWRLIRFGDNVTEEAAAGIEAALEAVGILHARVGGAGAAPARSGSAAAAIAHIDTDIRPPHHCAPTIGNQGAPATVGKTGNRLPGEGFAPAADVGPAGSPHGDSDRSGRGAHEAVTAGAHVVLPLPPERRPATPTLADALRVEQDCADLGVDREVVADLLASIALLENTETSGQIAPTEPDPRATVDQDHTALTVDTNGGYRHGVRLGRASKARAEFIGAAARARRRQERLDALDAECATVRQQAQQARAEMERAEAGLAELTAAAKALPRPTAVTTALRAVAEAAGGLRSGTEAAAQAERELDQAVAEVTAQEKKLRAIAAEHATPHEAAELDALAAAIRHFENTGAGLARLRLEHERALEREREGVDRYDEAVALAEAFAEEAEAARAGLEEQQRKLATLRDALGAGAAEIDAELERAARRIDACRAAQKSARTAANAAIAAVGDAEAAYRTAHEALGTALTEVMAQVRALAPYAQPDLLALLGADPGLRWPSSAAAWSTPDQVLYRIAQAGPDANAQILPVEVAELFEALSAATDRVRAGEAARKSTRSAVTAALQEFDAALAASGRDYRLRWDAADGLTIVQVQDEHGLCPLADFAARVASARSDQELLLTDSERRILEDALLTGLAQQIHERTRDARELIAKMGAEMKKRRMSSGNTIGVHWLLADDLSDSARTMCKLLDRETAALEPADLAAIRAHFAAEIRAARAAHPERSYPEILATTLDYRRWRVFSFSLIGADGSEDKLTVARHSALSGGEQSVSLHLPLFAAAHVMLDSADPQAPRLLALDEAFAGVDDNGRSELLGLSVQFDLDLFMTGYDLWITYPHVPGCAHYDLAHSAAEHTVSATLLVWDSGDLLAEHDGTDLTSALGSPDRRRVPAGIDGGLPLDDMPGAAVPVP